One region of Eupeodes corollae chromosome 1, idEupCoro1.1, whole genome shotgun sequence genomic DNA includes:
- the LOC129942990 gene encoding fas apoptotic inhibitory molecule 1: MSFLSPTLKLENLAKEPQLVQDHLPEENRYAKGNFVARWCVPINGRMYRIELDHGTTSGRRMVWINGKEIIRRDWMFKLVGEDSFKIDKARCIIRVDPAPGFKYQYSLYIDGQPYKQYTKELARTLRTWITVVDEVEYRIVLELDSLNIFLNDKLRDEMGEFVDGGTDTYFEENGVKFQLCARSSGNGIRHSLKVNGEVIPEVSLINLDEKDLKPT, from the exons ATGTCGTTTCTTTCGCCAACACTTAAACTCGAAAATCTTGCTAAGGAACCTCAATTAGTTCAAGACCACTTACCTGAAGAAAATCGTTATGCTAAGGGCAATTTTGTAGCTAGATGGTGTGTTCCAATAAATGGACGGATGTATCGTATTGAACTTGATCATGGCACGACAAGCGGTAGAAGAATGGTTTGGATAAAtggaaaa GAAATAATTCGCCGCGACTGGATGTTCAAGCTTGTTGGTGAGGATTCTTTTAAGATCGACAAGGCAAGATGTATAATTCGAGTCGATCCTGCACCTGGTTTTAAGTATCAATATTCACTTTACATCGATGGCCAACCTTATAAGCAATACACAAAAGAACTAGCAAGGACTCTAAGGACATGGATAACAGTTGTCGATGAGGTTGAATACAGGATTGTGTTAG AATTGGATTCCCTTAATATTTTTCTCAATGATAAATTAAGAGATGAAATG GGAGAATTTGTTGATGGAGGAACTGATACTTACTTTGAAGAAAATGGCGTAAAATTTCAACTATGCGCTCGTTCAAGTGGAAATGGTATTCGTCATTCGTTAAAAGTTAATGGAGAAGTTATACCAGAAGTTAGTTTGATAAATCTTGATGAAAAAGATTTAAAGCCGACTTAA